A single window of Nicotiana sylvestris chromosome 3, ASM39365v2, whole genome shotgun sequence DNA harbors:
- the LOC138888234 gene encoding uncharacterized protein gives MSREEELEVSRGIEDQCSDLQAQVIELRGQLEECRLQLEALNSEIAEKKKELEKVESSHLDAGRKMKMLELANRTLRTEQENDQSTTRTKEDRLEERIRELEKDNSVLHDRVVALEAENAQLLAQPSSARISDFPNACEACGYDPATPEANEEDWDEGVDWLEENAWYDTTNPQGEGIDGEGDRDGEGISGQDDDSVKDRAGEVTEGRDDGSQ, from the exons ATGAGCAGGGAAGAGGAGCTAGAGGTCAGCAGGGGCATAGAGGACCAATGTAGTGACCTTCAAGCTCAAGTGATCGAGTTGCGAGGGCAGTTAGAAGAGTGCCGACTTCAGCTGGAGGCCCTCAATAGTGAGATCGCCGAGAAGAAAAAGGAACTCGAGAAGGTGGAGTCCTCTCATTTGGATGCTGGGAGGAAGATGAAGATGCTTGAGTTGGCGAATAGGACTCTCCGAACCGAGCAGGAGAATGATCAGTCAACAACGAGAACTAAGGAAGATCGACTCGAGGAGAGGATCAGAGAGCTGGAGAAAGATAACTCTGTTCTTCATGATCGAGTGGTTGCTTTGGAGGCTGAGAATGCTCAATTACTCGCTCAGCCGTCCTCTGCCCGTATTTCAGATTTTCCCAAT GCCTGTGAAGCTTGTGGATATGATCCTGCTACGCCTGAGGCCAATGAGGAGGATTGGGACGAGGGTGTAGATTGGCTTGAGGAGAATGCATGGTATGATACCACTAATCCTCAGGGCGAAGGTATCGATGGCGAAGGGGATCGAGATGGTGAGGGTATTAGTGGTCAGGATGATGACTCTGTTAAAGACCGAGCTGGTGAAGTCACCGAAGGCCGTGATGACGGCAGCCAATAG